In a single window of the Bactrocera dorsalis isolate Fly_Bdor chromosome 2, ASM2337382v1, whole genome shotgun sequence genome:
- the LOC125776142 gene encoding tigger transposable element-derived protein 1-like, with amino-acid sequence MTAVKDSQSLNSSIIRKRHGIIAQMETLLQSWCDNQVRVKNCPVDQNTVCFQAKQIFEKLKKEAGEAAENEVFKASNGWFSRFKSRCNWHSIAESGEAASADKETASLYPEKLKTMIDEGGYTSQTIFNVDETGLFWKKMPKRTFIAREEKTFPGFKAAKDRLTVMVGANAAGDCKLKPLLVYRSENPRASKNKSKAGLPVIW; translated from the coding sequence atgaccGCTGTGAAAGACTCTCAATCTTTGAATTCAAGTATCATCCGTAAGCGTCACGGTATTATCGCACAGATGGAAACATTGCTACAGTCATGGTGTGATAATCAAGTAAGAGTGAAAAATTGTCCTGTTGATCAAAATACAGTGTGCTTTCAAGCAAAGcagatttttgaaaaactaaaaaaagaagCTGGGGAGGCGGCTGAAAATGAAGTGTTTAAAGCTAGTAACGGCTGGTTCAGCCGATTTAAGAGTCGTTGTAATTGGCATAGCATCGCAGAGAGTGGAGAAGCGGCAAGCGCTGATAAAGAAACTGCATCTCTCTATCcagaaaaactcaaaacaatGATAGATGAAGGTGGCTACACTAGTCAAACTATTTTCAACGTAGATGAAACAGGTCTTTTTTGGAAGAAAATGCCTAAAAGAACTTTTATTGCGCGTGAAGAGAAAACTTTTCCAGGTTTTAAAGCCGCCAAGGATCGATTAACAGTGATGGTTGGTGCGAATGCAGCTGGAGATTGTAAATTAAAACCTCTCTTAGTTTATCGCTCAGAAAATCCAAGAgcctcaaaaaataaatctaaagcTGGTTTGCCTGTCATTTGGTAG
- the LOC125776141 gene encoding tigger transposable element-derived protein 1-like encodes MLLIDNAPGHPPATLINFDPRVEVVFLPPNTTSLLQPMDQGVIKTFKAYYTRRSFAHLHEAMRQNNELSVKDFWKQFNVLDAARIIGQSWNEVSQKTLNGVWKKLCPFFFTSETQGETISDPEQIDSIIEEVVDIAKQLNLEVDNDDVQELLDSHNQELTIDEVIEMRKYEQDIDQTDSLDPVESVNQMTIANLTEGLNSIEKGLQILEKIYSNEERISTTKRGIKKLLVCYEEILREKKKNLTRQATLLEYMKPSTSK; translated from the coding sequence ATGCTACTAATTGACAATGCGCCAGGTCATCCTCCCGCAACTCTAATTAATTTCGATCCACGTGTGGAAGTTGTATTTTTGCCACCAAACACTACCAGCTTGCTTCAACCAATGGACCAGGGAGTCATTAAAACATTTAAAGCTTACTACACAAGGCGGTCATTTGCACATCTACATGAAGCTATGAGACAAAACAATGAGCTTTCTGTTAAAGACTTTTGGAAGCAATTCAATGTTTTAGATGCTGCAAGAATTATTGGACAATCTTGGAATGAGGTTTCACAAAAAACTCTCAATGGTGTCTGGAAAAAACTGTGTCCATTTTTTTTCACCTCTGAAACCCAAGGAGAAACCATTTCAGATCCTGAACAAATCGATAGCATAATAGAAGAAGTGGTCGATATCGccaagcaattaaatttagagGTCGATAATGATGACGTTCAAGAATTGCTAGATTCACACAATCAAGAGCTAACAATTGACGAGGTTATAGAAATGCGTAAGTATGAGCAAGATATTGACCAAACTGATTCGCTAGACCCAGTTGAATCGGTAAATCAAATGACAATTGCAAACTTAACAGAAGGGctcaattcaattgaaaaggggttacaaattttagaaaaaatttattctaaTGAAGAACGCATTTCTACTACAAAACGAgggataaaaaaattactggTATGCTACGAGGAAATTTTacgtgaaaagaagaaaaatttaactCGTCAGGCAACACTGTTAGAATATATGAAGCCTTCGACATCAAAATAA